Within the Bacillus sp. FSL K6-3431 genome, the region AAAACATATAAGGGTGATGAAATGAATCAATCTCCATCTATAAAAGGTAAAAATATTCTACTTAGAAAGCCAATAGAAAACGATATAAATGACCGCTTCAAATGTGGAAAAAGCAAAGTACTAACTAGAATGTATGGTGGGGACACGCGAAATTTGCAACCGCTAACAATGAAGGATGCAAGAAGGTTCATCGAAAGCATATTATTAAGTAAACTTGAGTGGTGTGTGGAATATGACGGTCGCTGTATTGGTCAAGCTAGATTAACCGTTAGTGAAGAGGATTGCCGAGCAAGATACGCTGTCGGATTGTTTGATCCTTCCGTTTGGGGTAAAGGTTTAGGGACTGAAATTACTCAATTAGTATTGCGATATGCTTTCGAAGAACAACAGTTACATAGAGTTGATCTAAGGGTTTTAGAATACAATCTTAGAGCTATTGCTTGTTATGAGAAATGCGGATTTGTAAAAGAGGGTGTAGAAAGAGAAGGGGCTTATATTGAAGACAAATTTGAAACCGATGTAATGATGAGTATTTTAGACAGAGAGTATCATGTTTTACGAGATACTTTTGTACGTATGGAGGTAATAAGTTAACAAGTGGCTTAGCAGAAACGTTTTATTCAGGTGGTCATATCCGAAATAAAATCAAATGGTGGGGGGGAATTGAAATTGTTATACGATTTTAGTGAAGCCCCAAGTATTACAATCTTTACACCTAGATCATCAAAAGCATTTGCAAAGCTTCCTCCAGTTGTATGGGCGATAGATAGAACATTCCATTCATTATTATTTCCCACGAGATTGCCCTAGAGTAATATATTGGAAGGCAGAATGGACGTACAAGAAAGATGAAGATAGATTCTTTTCAGCTTCAAATGTAGGAAAAATTATTGTTATCGAAAATCCATGGTTAGAGCGAATTCTAAATACTAAGTTATATGTATATACGTTTCTCGAAGAAACATTTGAGTTATTTGAAGAAGCCAAAACTGCTGGTTACTATATATCATATAAAGAAGTCGCACCAGGAAAAGTCGAGCTAGTTAGCGATTTAATCGAGAAAATTTTGAGTGAGAAGGTAGAATTGAGGTACACTCCAGATTTATATCCAATTAGGAATAGTGTTATTTCATCAACATTAGACTTTTCAATTATTAGATTTAATAATGCTATAGAAAAGGCAGAAGTATAGGATTTATATTCGATAATCCAAACTAATAGAGACTCCTGTAATTTCATATGAAAACCACACATAAATGTTCGAAATATAAATTTATACATACTTAATACATTACCAAGGGAGATACAGTATGGAAATCAGTCAAACATATGACCATGAATTAATTGCTAATTTAAATAAACATGTACATGATCTGCATTCTACATTATATCCTCCATACTTTAAGGAATATAATTATGAGGAAATAAAAGAGGCTTATAAAGAGCTCATGAAAAACAATGGCTTTATTTTCTTGCTTTTAGAAGATGATGAAATAGTGCTGGGATATGCCTGGATTGAGATAAAAGAATATGAAGAAAATGCGTTTAAAAAAGCATATAAGTCTGTTTATATACATCAGATAAGTATCGAGGAAACAAAGCAGCAAAAGGGCTATGGCACCAGTTTAATGGAAAAAATATATGATATTGCTAAAAATAATGGAATCGATTTAATTGAATTAGATTATTGGTCTAAGAACAGTGTTGCCAAAGACTTTTATCAAAAGCATGGATTTACAAAATACAGAGAATTTGTCTATAAAGGCGTTTAATTTTAACAGTCGACCTACACCTTTTTCTTACGGACAGTAATATCCTATTGAAACGAAAATATTTGGAGGGATTTTCCTACATGTTTTTAATTCTTATTTTATTTTCATTAATAATATCCACTTTAATTTGCTGCTGGACATTTAAAAAGCTAGAAAATAAATGGTTGGCTATGCTGATGGCATTCTTTACAAATACACTTATATTAGTAATTGCAACAGTGTTTCTATACAAGCTAGACAGCCATACATATCTTAAAGAGATAGATGGACTTTTCAGTAGTTTGGGTATTCTAGTATTGATATTATTCATTCCGATTATCACCTGTATCAACTTTTATATTTTTGAATTTATAAGAAGTAGATCAATAAGTTCATAGTAGTGATGGTTGGATGGCATCCAATAATGTATTTTTAAAGGGAGTATTTATATGGATATTAAAATAGCGATTATAACTGACATTCATGGTAATAGTTCAGCATTAAAAGCAGTTTTAACAGAATTGGATAAGGACATGCAAATTGATCATATTTATTGTTTAGGCGATTTAGTAGGAATCGGACATGAAACAAATGAAGTTCTGGAGTTACTATTTTCCCGAAATAATATATCTTTTGTAATGGGAAATCACGATGAGGCAGTAATGAAAATAATCGATTGTCAAGAGCCAGTCAGTAAAGGGGAAGAACTGGAACATCATAGATGGATTGCATCTCGACTTGATACTACCTTTATTCCCCTTTTATCACAAATACCAAAAAGAATAGATGCAAATTATAACGGACAAAGGTTTCTTTTTACACACTATCACCTAAACGAATCTGATCAATTTCTATCCATTGATAATAAACCAACCGTAGAAAAACTGGATAAGTTATACCGGGGATCTGGTGCTGATATCGTTTGTTTTGGACATCACCACGTGATCCATCATTTTAAATCTAAAGATCGCCTTTATTTGAACCCAAGCTCTTTAGGTTGCAATCACCTTCCTGTCGCTCCTTATGCCATTATAAAAGTTAGCGGAGATGGTAATATCAATATATCTTTCAATCAAATCTCCTATGATAATAAAGGCTTTCTACTTTCTTATAATAAGCTTAATGTCCCTGCTCGAGACTTTATTTTAAATGTGTTTTATGGTAACCAACATTTGAAGTATGCATAATTCTATTGTGGAATAACACAGTATCCCATATTAAAAAATGGCCCACCAAATAAAGTAGAAAGAATCAGGAGTTGAATGTAATGAAAACGAAAGTCAAATATCCATTTGTTTATTTTTTTATAGAACCTAACGTAGTTTTTGTATATAAAATCGAAACAGATAATTATTTGACTACATCTGAGTTGGGATCAGGTGGAGAATGGGAAACATTTGAATTAAATCATGCGGATGAATTTGTTACATTTGATCACAGAGCTAGCAAACCACTTGAAGGCAGAGGATACCTTGTTAGAGAAGATGATACAAACTTCATGGTAACTATTATAAATAAACAAATTCAAAAACATCGCAATGTCTCTCACTTATTTGGCTACAATGATGAAAGATTTAAATCGTTTCACATCGTTTCTTCAGAATATGCAGCTGGCCCTTTGAAAATTGGACTAGATCATCCTAAAAGAGTCATTGCTTTTCCAGACTTCTTTTCTATTGGTCCAATATGGAGGTTAGATGAAAAAATAGGGCAATCATTTCGTTATGAATGGTTAAATGAGAATATTAACTCTGGTGATGATGATTTTGAATATGAAACTAAATTTACAAATACGCTGCTAAAGATAGAAGATATACCAGATCAAGTTCCTATATATATTTGGTATGGTAATAATGCTGAAGAACAAACAGGCGTTTACCTTATCCTTCAATTATTCCAAGATACACCAAATGAGATTCATCTTATTAATACAACTGAGCTCTATCATAAATATATATCGCAAAAAGATGATGCTCAGCTTGTTTCTCACACAGGTCAAATTGAATCCGGAAATTTAAAACGGATATTTGATCAAATCAAAACAAAAAAACCGTTATCTTTTAAGGATCGAATTCCATTTCAAAGGGAATGGCAAACACTTGCCAAATCAAAGGAAATCCTGCGTTTATGGGTTAATGGAGAATTAACCAGTGTGCCGGAACATCATTATGACACACTAATCATAAATACATTGAAAAATCTACATTACGAGCAAGTAAACAAAGATTTTATTCAGGCTGGAAAAGTGATTGGAGAAACAATAATTCTTATGGAAGGAATGATTAGTCATTTCTTTTTAGAATATAGAATGAGACATTTAGTATATAGTGGGGTACTTGAATTAAAAGGGATACCAAAATCAATGAGTCATTATAGTGTGAAATTACGCTCATAGGCTGGCTTTTACATTTGGCTAACTTCACTTTTCAACGAAAATGAAGATATAAAGCGCTTTATAAATAATAATTAGAGGTGATGGTAATGGGAAACGCTAATAGATTGATGCCAATTGAAGCAGCAGAAAACTTTATTTTAACCAACTTTCCAAATTGTCAGTCTGCACTATTAGCAGGAAGTGTGGTGAGAGGGGAGGCAACAGAAACTTCTGATCTTGATATTGTAATTTTTGATCAAAGTCTTGATTCTTCCTATAGAGAGTCTTTAATTGAGTTTGGTTGGCCAATAGAGATTTTTGTCCATAGTCTTACTTCTTACAAACATTTTTTTGAAATGGATTGTAAAGACGCTAAACCTTCTATGCCGAGAATGGTTTCCGAGGGGATTGTTTTAAAAGATGATGGTATGATCCAATCAATAAAAGAAGAAGCGAATGAAATATTGATGAAAGGTCCTGAAAAATGGTCAGAAGAAACAATTAAAACCAAACGATATTTTATTTCAGATGCATTAGATGATTTTCTGGGTAGTAATAAGCGTGCGGAAGATATATTTATTGCTAACACATTAGCCGAATCGGTTCACGAGTTTGTATTAAGAACGAACGGTCAATGGGTTGGTGCTTCTAAATGGATTATTCGCGCTTTAAAACAATTCGACGAGCAATTTACTGATGAATTTGTGGAAGCCTTTGATGACTTTTATAAAACTGGGAAGAAAAACAAAATAACGCAATTAGTTGATAAGGTTTTGGCACCATATGGAGGACGATTATTTGCAGGTTTTTCTTTGGGGAAAAATTAAGATAGTCTACCTTTAATCGAAAATCGTTACTCCAAGGTCGAGTGAAAACCTTTACAACAGGGTGGGAAGCATGGCAATTACTCCGCAATAATATCGGTCACTTTGAAAATGCGGAAATGAGATACGAAATAATATCATTTTTGAAAAAGTGTTTTTAGAAAACAGTAAGGAGGGGTTTGGTCTGGGGTATGTAGAAGATTTAAGAAATATCGTAGGTCATAGACCGTTAATATTCGTAGGGGCTGTCACGGTAATTATTGATGAATTAGGTAGGCTATTGTTACAACAACGTAAATTCCCAAAAGGAGCATGGGGGATTACGGGTGGGTTGATGGAATTAGGAGAATCCACTGAAGAGGTTGCAAAGAGAGAAGTTTTTGAAGAAACTGGATTGAAAATTGATGAATTGAAATTAATTAATGTTTATTCAGGTGCA harbors:
- a CDS encoding GNAT family N-acetyltransferase → MNQSPSIKGKNILLRKPIENDINDRFKCGKSKVLTRMYGGDTRNLQPLTMKDARRFIESILLSKLEWCVEYDGRCIGQARLTVSEEDCRARYAVGLFDPSVWGKGLGTEITQLVLRYAFEEQQLHRVDLRVLEYNLRAIACYEKCGFVKEGVEREGAYIEDKFETDVMMSILDREYHVLRDTFVRMEVIS
- a CDS encoding DUF6886 family protein codes for the protein MVISEIKSNGGGELKLLYDFSEAPSITIFTPRSSKAFAKLPPVVWAIDRTFHSLLFPTRLP
- a CDS encoding DUF6886 family protein; this encodes MYWKAEWTYKKDEDRFFSASNVGKIIVIENPWLERILNTKLYVYTFLEETFELFEEAKTAGYYISYKEVAPGKVELVSDLIEKILSEKVELRYTPDLYPIRNSVISSTLDFSIIRFNNAIEKAEV
- a CDS encoding GNAT family N-acetyltransferase; amino-acid sequence: MEISQTYDHELIANLNKHVHDLHSTLYPPYFKEYNYEEIKEAYKELMKNNGFIFLLLEDDEIVLGYAWIEIKEYEENAFKKAYKSVYIHQISIEETKQQKGYGTSLMEKIYDIAKNNGIDLIELDYWSKNSVAKDFYQKHGFTKYREFVYKGV
- a CDS encoding metallophosphoesterase family protein; translated protein: MDIKIAIITDIHGNSSALKAVLTELDKDMQIDHIYCLGDLVGIGHETNEVLELLFSRNNISFVMGNHDEAVMKIIDCQEPVSKGEELEHHRWIASRLDTTFIPLLSQIPKRIDANYNGQRFLFTHYHLNESDQFLSIDNKPTVEKLDKLYRGSGADIVCFGHHHVIHHFKSKDRLYLNPSSLGCNHLPVAPYAIIKVSGDGNINISFNQISYDNKGFLLSYNKLNVPARDFILNVFYGNQHLKYA
- a CDS encoding DUF1835 domain-containing protein, with amino-acid sequence MKTKVKYPFVYFFIEPNVVFVYKIETDNYLTTSELGSGGEWETFELNHADEFVTFDHRASKPLEGRGYLVREDDTNFMVTIINKQIQKHRNVSHLFGYNDERFKSFHIVSSEYAAGPLKIGLDHPKRVIAFPDFFSIGPIWRLDEKIGQSFRYEWLNENINSGDDDFEYETKFTNTLLKIEDIPDQVPIYIWYGNNAEEQTGVYLILQLFQDTPNEIHLINTTELYHKYISQKDDAQLVSHTGQIESGNLKRIFDQIKTKKPLSFKDRIPFQREWQTLAKSKEILRLWVNGELTSVPEHHYDTLIINTLKNLHYEQVNKDFIQAGKVIGETIILMEGMISHFFLEYRMRHLVYSGVLELKGIPKSMSHYSVKLRS
- a CDS encoding nucleotidyltransferase domain-containing protein; translated protein: MMPIEAAENFILTNFPNCQSALLAGSVVRGEATETSDLDIVIFDQSLDSSYRESLIEFGWPIEIFVHSLTSYKHFFEMDCKDAKPSMPRMVSEGIVLKDDGMIQSIKEEANEILMKGPEKWSEETIKTKRYFISDALDDFLGSNKRAEDIFIANTLAESVHEFVLRTNGQWVGASKWIIRALKQFDEQFTDEFVEAFDDFYKTGKKNKITQLVDKVLAPYGGRLFAGFSLGKN
- a CDS encoding NUDIX hydrolase gives rise to the protein MFLENSKEGFGLGYVEDLRNIVGHRPLIFVGAVTVIIDELGRLLLQQRKFPKGAWGITGGLMELGESTEEVAKREVFEETGLKIDELKLINVYSGAQNYIKAENGDEFYVVTIAYFSENIEGELIVDTSESLTFQFFYPDELPGNIVKSHKIILDEFLNKHYTYHEF